Genomic DNA from Dethiosulfovibrio faecalis:
AGGTCAGTCTTGGAGGCGGCGAGAAGGCCGTAGCTAAGCAGAAAGAGAAAGGCAAGCTGACCGCGAGGGAGAGAATAGACCTTCTGCTCGACGATGGGTCTTTCGTCGAGATAGACGAATACGTGGAGCATCGTTGCCATAACTTCGGAATGGAGACCAAGAAATTCCCCGGAGACGGTGTCGTAACGGGATGGGGAACGGTTGAAGGACGGAAGGTTTACGTCTTCAGCCAGGATTTCACCGTCCTCGGAGGTTCTCTCGGGGAGATGCACGCAAAGAAGATCTGCAAGGTCATGGATCTGGCACTTCAGAACGGTGCCCCCGTAGTCGGGATCAACGATAGCGGCGGAGCGAGGATACAGGAGGCGGTGGATTCTCTCAACGGCTACGGAGAGATCTTCTACAAGAACACCCTCGCCAGCGGAGTCGTCCCCCAGATCTCCGTTATAGTCGGTCCTACTGCCGGTGGAGCCGTCTACAGCCCCGCTTTGACCGACTATATCTTCATGGTGGATAAAACCGGAATTATGCATATCACAGGTCCCGCGGTGATCAAGGCCGTTACCGGCGAGGAGGTCACCAGCGAAGAGCTCGGCGGAGCCAAGACCCATAACAGCAAGTCCGGCAACGCCCATTTCTTCGCCAACGACGAGGCCGAGTGTTTCAAGCAGGTCAGGGACGTTTTGGGCTTTTTGCCGAGCAATAACATGTGCGATGCTCCCATCAAGGAGACCTCGGACAGCCCCAACAGGATGGATATGGACCTAAGGAACGTGGTTCCCACCAATCCCAATAAAGCCTACGACGTCAGAGATGTCATCTCCAGGATCGTGGACGACGGACGTTTCGTCGAGGTGCAGCCGATGTGGGCCACTAACATGGTCATAGGTTACGGTTCTTTCGGCGGACAGCCTGTCGGTATAGTGGCGAATCAGGCCAACAAGATGGCTGGCTGTCTGGATATAGACAACTCCGACAAGGCAAGCCGCTTTATCCGCCATTGCGACGCTTTCAACCTTCCGATCGTGACCCTCATCGACGTTCCCGGCTATCTTCCTGGGAAGAGCCAGGAGTGGGGCGGTATAATACGCCATGGAGCCAAGCTTCTCTATGCCTACAGCGAGGCGACCGTGCCTCTCGTGTCGGTGGTACTTCGTAAGGCCTATGGAGGAGCCTACCTGGGCATGTGTGCCAAGTCCCTGGGTGCCGACACCGTCTTGGCCTGGCCTCAGGCTCAGATAGCCGTCATGGGAGCCGAGGGAGCCGCTAACATCATCTTCAGAAAAGAGATCTCCGGTGCCGAGGACCAGCAGGCCATGAGGCAGAAGAAGATCGACGAGTACGAGGAGGCCTTTGCCAACCCCTATCAGGCTGCTAGCAGGGGATTGGTCGATAAGGTCATACTTCCGGAGGAAACGCGACAGGAGGTCATCCTGGCCCTTCGCTCCAACGGAACGAAGCGACAGGCCCTTCCCCGAAAGAAACACGGCGTGATGCCTCACTAATCGAAGGTGACACAGCATGAATCAGTTATTTGAAGGGGTACATGGTGCCATCAGCCTGTCTCTGATAGCTTTCAGCATAGTTTTCTTCGTCCTCTTAGGGCTTACCTTCGTTATCTATGCGATAAGGTTTTTCGCTGGACAGAAAGGATCTACACCGACGTCCAAGGTCTCTACGGGAAGTGCACCGAGTAAAGCGGCTCAGCCCAGTGCCGCTTCGGTCGTACAGTCCAGCGATTCCTCTGAGGAGATAGTCGCGGCTATCACAGGAGCTTTGATAACCAAGCTGGGACGGGGGGTCCGGATCGTCAACGTAAGGCCCGCCGGTAAGGAAAACGCCGGGGCCAACGGGTGGTCCAGTTGGGGACGTTTTGACGGTATGCAGGGATTGGATCGTTCCGCCTGGAATGTCGGCGGAAGAAGATAACATATAAAACACGAGAGGATGACTATTACTATGGCGGATAAGTACAGAGTGACGGTGAATGGAACTGCTTACGAGGTAGAGGTAGAAAGTCTTGGCGGCGGTGCTCAGAGCGCAGCTGCCCCTGCGACACCCTCTCCTGCCCCTAAGGCGGCTCCTGCCGCCGCTCCGGCTCCAAAGGCGGCTGCTCCTGCACCCGCTCCCGCGCCTGCCGCTCCGGCTGGAGGAGAGACGGTGACGGCACCTATGCCTGGCAAGGTCCTCAGGATAGTGGCCGGACAGGGATCCTCAGTCGCTGCCGGAGATGTGATCATGATTCTAGAGGCCATGAAGATGGAGAACGAGATCGTTGCTCCCGTAGGAGGAACGGTAACCCAGCTGGCGGCCAAAGAAGGCGCATCTGTCAATAGCGGCGACGTCCTGGCCGTGATCGGCTAGAGCGGAGGAGCGGGCCATGGAGCTGTATCTCCAGTCTCTGGCTAAGGTCTTAGGCGAGTCCGGATTCGCCGCTTTGACCTGGGGCAATATAGCGATGCTCCTGGTGGCCTTCGTCTTCCTTTACCTGGCCATCGTAAAGGGCTTCGAGCCTCTGCTTTTGGTGCCTATCGCTTTCGGATGCGTCTTGGTGAACCTTCCCCTATCGGGAATAATGGACCAAGGCGGGTTTCTCCGATACATATTTTTCGGTACCCAGCATGAGATATATCCCGTTATAATCTTCATGGGTATAGGGGCCTTGACGGACTTCGCCCCTCTGCTGGCCAATCCGATAACATTTTTGCTCGGCGCTGCCGCTCAGCTAGGTGTTTTCATCGCCCTTTTCGGAGCGATGATGCTGGGCTTCTCCGTAAAAGAGGCAGCCTCCATCGCCATCATCGGAGGTGCCGACGGTCCCACCAGCATCTATCTCACCATGAAGCTGGCACCTCAGATTTTGGGAGCTGTAGCTGTGGCGGCCTACAGCTATATGTCTCTGGTGCCTCTAATTCAGCCTCCGGTGATAAAGATGTTCACCACCAAGGCCGATAGGGCTATCAGAATGGATAACCTCAGACCGGTCAGCAAACTGGAAAAGGTCCTGTTTCCGATAGTCTGTACTGTGGCGGCGGGATTGTTGCTTCCTATGTCCGTTCCCCTGATCGGTATTCTGATGTTCGGTAATCTTCTCAGGGAATGTGGAGCCACCGAGAGATTGAGCCAGGCCGCCCAAAACGAGATCCTCAACGCCACCACGATCTTTCTCGGCCTTTCCGTCGGTGCGACCATGAGCGCCGCCGACTTCCTCACGGTCGACACCATCAAGATCATACTCCTTGGCCTGGTTGCATTCGTCGCCAGCACCATGGGAGGAACCCTCTTCGGTCAGCTCATGAAGGTTATGAGCGGCGGGAAGATAAATCCGATGATCGGTGCCGCAGGGGTCTCCGCCGTTCCCATGGCGGCCAGGGTCGTTCAGAACGTTTCCCAGAAGGAGAACCCTGGAAATTTCCTGTTGATGCACGCAATGGGACCCAACGTTGCAGGCGTTATAGGGACCGCCGTCGCCGCATCGGTTATGTTGACTCTTTTGAGTTGATGAAAAATAACTAGGGGGTGTGTGACATGCGTATAGTGATAGGTTCGGATCACGCAGGATATGAATTGAAGATGAAGCTCATCCCCGTCTTGAAAGCTATCGGTGCCGAAGTCTCTGACTTCGGCACCGATAGCGGAGAGGTATCCTGCGATTACCCAGATATAGCCCTGCAGGTCGCTAAAATAGTGGCCACCGGCGAAGCGGAAAAAGGTATTTTGGTCTGCGGAAGCGGCATAGGAATGTCCATCGCGGCTAACAAGGTTCCCGGTGCTTATTGTGCGTTGTGCAGGGATGTCTCGGATGCGGAGATGAGCCGCAGGCATAACAACTCCAACATGCTGGCCATAGGTGGACGTACGACCGATTTCTCCGTAGCGGAGGAGATTGTGAAAACCTGGTTAGGCACCGATTTCGACGGAGATAGACACGTCCGTCGCACTCAGAAGATCAAGGCTTACGAACATAGCCTGTCAAAGTCTTTCGGACAAAAAAGAGGAGAGATCGTCATCTTCGACCATCCTCTCGTTCAGCATAAGGTCAGCATAATAAGGGATGTCAAGACGTCGGTAAAGGAGTTCAGAGAGCTGGTAAAAGAGATCTCCAGCCTTATGGTCTACGAGATAACCAGAGATCTTCCTCTCGAGATGATCGACGTCGAGACACCTCTCACTACCACAAAAGCCTACGCCTTGGCGGGGAAGAAACTGGCGATAGTCCCCATTCTGAGGGCAGGTATCGGCATGGTCGACGGAATAATAGACCTGATCCCGAACGCAAAGGTCGGTTTCATAGGCCTATACAGGGATCCCGAGACTCTCGAGCCGGTGGAGTATTACTGTAAACTGCCTGGAGACATAGAGGATCGGGAGATCTTCCTCCTGGATCCGATGTTGGCCACCGGAGGGTCCTCTGCCGCCGCCATCGATATGATCAAGAAAAAAGGAGCGAAGAGGGTGTCACTGGTGTGTCTGATCGCAGCACCGGAAGGTGTCGAGAGGGTCCATCAGGCTCATCCTGACGTCAACGTATACTGTGCTTCCCTGGACAGTCACCTCAACGATCACGGCTACATCGTGCCAGGCCTGGGCGACGCCGGGGATCGACTTTTCGGAACGAAGTGACAGATAATATCGTGATAACCGGAAAAACTATCTTGGAGATGACCCTCATGTTTATATGGGGCGTCTCTCTTACTCCACTGTCTATCAAACTTGCGGGGCGTTTCGGACTTATGGATCTTCCGGACCCCCGCAAGATCCATAATGAGCCTATACCC
This window encodes:
- a CDS encoding acyl-CoA carboxylase subunit beta; translation: MAIKSIDELCNGLLEKREKVSLGGGEKAVAKQKEKGKLTARERIDLLLDDGSFVEIDEYVEHRCHNFGMETKKFPGDGVVTGWGTVEGRKVYVFSQDFTVLGGSLGEMHAKKICKVMDLALQNGAPVVGINDSGGARIQEAVDSLNGYGEIFYKNTLASGVVPQISVIVGPTAGGAVYSPALTDYIFMVDKTGIMHITGPAVIKAVTGEEVTSEELGGAKTHNSKSGNAHFFANDEAECFKQVRDVLGFLPSNNMCDAPIKETSDSPNRMDMDLRNVVPTNPNKAYDVRDVISRIVDDGRFVEVQPMWATNMVIGYGSFGGQPVGIVANQANKMAGCLDIDNSDKASRFIRHCDAFNLPIVTLIDVPGYLPGKSQEWGGIIRHGAKLLYAYSEATVPLVSVVLRKAYGGAYLGMCAKSLGADTVLAWPQAQIAVMGAEGAANIIFRKEISGAEDQQAMRQKKIDEYEEAFANPYQAASRGLVDKVILPEETRQEVILALRSNGTKRQALPRKKHGVMPH
- a CDS encoding OadG family protein; its protein translation is MNQLFEGVHGAISLSLIAFSIVFFVLLGLTFVIYAIRFFAGQKGSTPTSKVSTGSAPSKAAQPSAASVVQSSDSSEEIVAAITGALITKLGRGVRIVNVRPAGKENAGANGWSSWGRFDGMQGLDRSAWNVGGRR
- a CDS encoding biotin/lipoyl-containing protein, yielding MADKYRVTVNGTAYEVEVESLGGGAQSAAAPATPSPAPKAAPAAAPAPKAAAPAPAPAPAAPAGGETVTAPMPGKVLRIVAGQGSSVAAGDVIMILEAMKMENEIVAPVGGTVTQLAAKEGASVNSGDVLAVIG
- a CDS encoding sodium ion-translocating decarboxylase subunit beta, with amino-acid sequence MELYLQSLAKVLGESGFAALTWGNIAMLLVAFVFLYLAIVKGFEPLLLVPIAFGCVLVNLPLSGIMDQGGFLRYIFFGTQHEIYPVIIFMGIGALTDFAPLLANPITFLLGAAAQLGVFIALFGAMMLGFSVKEAASIAIIGGADGPTSIYLTMKLAPQILGAVAVAAYSYMSLVPLIQPPVIKMFTTKADRAIRMDNLRPVSKLEKVLFPIVCTVAAGLLLPMSVPLIGILMFGNLLRECGATERLSQAAQNEILNATTIFLGLSVGATMSAADFLTVDTIKIILLGLVAFVASTMGGTLFGQLMKVMSGGKINPMIGAAGVSAVPMAARVVQNVSQKENPGNFLLMHAMGPNVAGVIGTAVAASVMLTLLS
- the upp gene encoding uracil phosphoribosyltransferase, which produces MRIVIGSDHAGYELKMKLIPVLKAIGAEVSDFGTDSGEVSCDYPDIALQVAKIVATGEAEKGILVCGSGIGMSIAANKVPGAYCALCRDVSDAEMSRRHNNSNMLAIGGRTTDFSVAEEIVKTWLGTDFDGDRHVRRTQKIKAYEHSLSKSFGQKRGEIVIFDHPLVQHKVSIIRDVKTSVKEFRELVKEISSLMVYEITRDLPLEMIDVETPLTTTKAYALAGKKLAIVPILRAGIGMVDGIIDLIPNAKVGFIGLYRDPETLEPVEYYCKLPGDIEDREIFLLDPMLATGGSSAAAIDMIKKKGAKRVSLVCLIAAPEGVERVHQAHPDVNVYCASLDSHLNDHGYIVPGLGDAGDRLFGTK